The Sorangiineae bacterium MSr11367 genome window below encodes:
- a CDS encoding ABC transporter permease: MTWFQTLRVALRAIWRNRMRSFLTTLGIIIGVGAVIAMMAIGAGAKSQIEQAFAAMGTNLLIVMPGSTTTGGSRGGFGSMPTLTWDDLEAIRSEVPSVKRAAAALRSTQSLVSEEQNWTTSVTGTSPEYFDIRNWPVSSGVNITSTDVEGGTKVIVLGQTVAEKLYGANADPVGQSVRVGTTPFTIVGVAARKGQSASGQDYDDAAFIPYTTFARKIQGGLGKYLQGTIFVEAISGEATSRAQTEVTALLRDRHHLGDGADDDFSIRNLAEIAGAQQQGTDTMTTLLASVAAVSLLVGGIGIMNIMLVSVTERTREIGVRMALGAKPADILLQFLVEALSLAMAGGILGVGFGVGVARWLAGRFGWPVLVQPQVIFLSAAFSGAVGIIFGLYPARRASQLDPIDALRYE, encoded by the coding sequence ATGACCTGGTTTCAAACGCTGCGCGTGGCGCTGCGCGCGATATGGCGCAATCGCATGCGGAGCTTTCTCACGACGTTGGGTATCATCATCGGTGTGGGCGCGGTCATTGCCATGATGGCCATTGGCGCAGGGGCCAAATCGCAAATCGAGCAGGCTTTCGCGGCAATGGGGACGAACTTGCTCATTGTCATGCCAGGATCGACGACGACCGGTGGTTCGCGCGGCGGGTTCGGCTCGATGCCCACCTTGACGTGGGACGATCTGGAAGCGATTCGCAGCGAGGTCCCCAGCGTGAAGCGCGCGGCGGCGGCGCTTCGATCGACGCAATCGCTGGTCAGTGAAGAGCAGAATTGGACCACCAGCGTGACCGGGACGAGCCCCGAGTATTTCGATATTCGCAATTGGCCGGTATCGAGCGGTGTGAACATCACCAGCACGGACGTGGAGGGTGGCACCAAGGTCATCGTGCTCGGGCAAACTGTGGCAGAGAAGCTTTACGGTGCGAATGCCGATCCGGTGGGCCAGTCGGTGCGCGTGGGCACGACGCCGTTCACCATCGTGGGGGTTGCCGCACGAAAGGGGCAATCGGCGAGCGGGCAGGACTACGACGACGCCGCGTTCATTCCGTACACGACGTTCGCGCGCAAAATCCAGGGCGGCCTGGGGAAGTACCTCCAGGGCACGATTTTCGTGGAAGCGATTTCCGGCGAGGCCACATCCCGCGCGCAGACCGAGGTGACCGCGCTCTTGCGCGATCGGCATCATCTCGGGGACGGAGCGGACGACGATTTTTCGATTCGGAACCTGGCCGAAATCGCCGGCGCGCAGCAGCAGGGGACGGACACGATGACCACGCTCCTGGCGAGTGTGGCGGCCGTTTCGCTGTTGGTCGGCGGAATCGGCATCATGAACATCATGCTGGTCAGCGTCACGGAGCGTACGCGCGAGATTGGCGTGCGCATGGCGTTGGGCGCAAAGCCGGCGGACATTTTGCTGCAGTTCTTGGTGGAGGCGCTGTCGCTGGCGATGGCCGGCGGAATCTTGGGCGTCGGATTCGGGGTGGGCGTTGCACGATGGCTCGCAGGGCGATTTGGCTGGCCCGTGCTGGTGCAGCCGCAGGTGATCTTCCTTTCGGCGGCCTTCAGCGGCGCCGTGGGGATCATCTTCGGGCTCTACCCGGCGCGGCGTGCCTCGCAGCTCGATCCCATCGATGCGCTGCGCTACGAGTAA